The DNA segment tttgtttaatataatttacattcattaatggcattttctttgtctttcttcatattgttatattgtgatatactattgatgttttgataaagaccttgaatatactataatgtaagtaagatgagatagtgaataaagagagatcactattatgaaacacatcttatagtcactgtatattctaaatagttcctagtcaattgagccgtccgctaataaggataaggatcgctcgagattgagactagcatttgtgattccaagtaccacgtttcattggtaatggacatggagatgttcaaagcatgcaaatggatattcatatgatgaatgatcgaactaccctattcggactttccaagtggttatcacttatcgagtggataaagtccgcggttttggttgtacacccattagtccttactacttgaaacatcattgagactctatatgctagtactgtactttgactcgtttatcgactctattggggtcatcaggtgtcgggattgggtacagttacgacacatataggagtcgatgctttgttgtcaaggattcaccacattcttgcaagtgtggatatcctatatgatctgaggagatattagtgtgacgaatctctggccagagtacatgatgtgttttaggttactcggttttcctagtaacacatgcgatgtcactatttgatctccaagatgtaatgcatagttatcgaatctcgaacgactctcgatgcaccaatggttgttgattcaatcgggatatatggatgaagggaccgtactgtaagctaaccaaaatctactggttcttgcaggcactatcagtgatacctagggaattatggggcgatgttgctagacgcttttaccatgattcgttgggcaagtcggaaattgttgttctgagtcacaaagagttgtgagcccacggctagctgtatccctgaaccattgggGGTCAcaaaagtaatggattactaaaccccgttgagatagttaaatttaaagagttaaatttaatgaaagagaagttggacttcttaactaaaagggagtggagtttcctaaaatgacatagggatgggcatttttggaaatcactgaattcggattcagaaaaattatcttgactttaaaaggtgcagaaatggtttttgtgcacattggtgaaatcggtttatcaatcgaagtcatgatgaattttatattaatttctataacaacgggcttggcttgttgggcttaagttatggattgtgggccctaaggagttagagtcctaatacaattataatttaatctagtctagaaattatctataaatacatgtgaaGTGTTGGAAAATTGAAACAATtcattcttgcaattttcgaaatcacacatatattttaaaggggaattttcgaaaattcctctgtccctttagagaaaattcggtctgtgatttttgtgaaaaattacattccgaattaacagatcaaatctgtttattctcttcgataaacatctgattgatttctagtgcaatcaatcagagggtttctgttttctgttcgtggacctgattccggagattgatcgtgaagccatcgattcccgggatatacaagaagagcagattaaattctgttggtgtccataatcaagccgttgcttgaataggtaaaaaatttaattgtgattttatttttacttgcataatttaatcgtaaagttttgatacccatgatatggaatcgttccatatataaaaataaaatttttaaactttcgctgcaccgggtatcaattcttaattgatctgaacacgtttttccaACAACAATCTCATTAATGAACAAATATGCAACATGCGAAACATCATCTGATTTATGACATGCAATAAAATGTGCCATTTTTGAAAAactatcaaccacaacataaatagaatccctccccttcttagacctcggtaacccaagaacaaaatccatagaaatgtctaTCCATGGTTCTTTAGGTACTGGAATTGGAGTATATAACCCATGTGGTTGTGATCTAAACTTTGCTTGCTTACAAGTCACACACCGCTCACACAttctctcaacatcatgcttcatatgcggCCAataaaaaatgttcatgcaaaatttgatatgtcttagccacaccaaaatgacCCATTAAACCACCACTATGTGATTCTCTAACAAGTAACTCCTTAATTGAATACTTAGGAATACACAATTTATCCTCTTTAAACAAATAGCCATCATGGAAGTAAAATTTATCCTTTGGACCACGCATACATGACGcataaatctcaccaaaatcaatatCACTCACATACAACTCTTTGACATGCTCAAAccccaaaaatttaaaatctaagGTAGTCAAGACCACGTACCTTCGTGACAATGCATCTGCCACTACATTCTCCTTACCTTGATTGTACTTGATTACATAAGGAAAAGTTTCTACGAACGCTACCCATTTGGCATGTCTTTTATTCAACTTTTGCTTCCCCTTGAGATGCTTCAAggactcatgatccgtatgaatcatgAACTCTTTCGGCCTCAAGTAATGCTGCCATGTCTCGAGTACCCTCACCAACGCATAGAACTCCTTGttgtaggtaggataattcaaagaCGCTCCACTTAACTTCTCGCTGAAGTACGCCACTGGTTTTCCCCCTTGCATCAAAACGCCTCCAATCcctacacctgatgcatcacattcaatttcaaacatattagtaaaatcaggtaaaacaagtaaaggagcattaataaACTTATTCTTAATAATATtgaaagacttctcttgctcctcgccccaatgcaATGAAACATTTTTATTGATGACCGCAGTCATAGGCGCCGCCAATGTGCTAAAATCCTTCACGAATCTCCTATAAAAACtcgcaagaccatgaaaactccgaacttgaccaatagaagtaggtgttggccaatctcgaatagcACTTACCTTTTCTTCATCAATTTTCACACCTTGTGAACTcacaaaaaaaccaaaaaacacgagttcttttgtacaaaacacacatttcTTCAGGTTAGCATATAAATGTTCAGCACGCAATGTGATTAAAACAACTCTCAAGTGTTCCACATGATCATCTAAGTTTTTGCTATataccaatatatcatcaaaatagacAACCACAAACTTCCCAATAtatgcacgcaaaacatgattcattaaaCGCATGAAAGTACTTGGttcattagtcaaaccaaaaggcataaccatccattcatacaacccatactttgttttaaatgcagttttcCACTCGTCTacctctctcatcctaatttgatgataaccactttCAAGATCAATCTTGCTAAACACACAAGcaccatgcaattcatctaacatatcatcaagtctaggaataggatgcctatacttaatggtaatgttatttatagctctacaatcaacacacatacGCCAAGATCCATCCTTTTTAGGTATTAACAACACAGGTACAGCACATGGTGACATCGAATcacgcacaaaacctttatctaaaaTCTCACTTACCTGTCGTTGCAACTCCTTAGTTTCCTCCGGAGtgctcctataagctggacgatttGGCAATGCACTCCCGGGTACCAAATCAATTTGGTGTTCAATTcctctcaaaggtggtaatccttgaggtaactcctccggaaataaatcaTCGAATTCCTGCAATAGAGAAACAACAACGCTCGGAAGatctccggctatatcacttttCTTAAGGAGTACCTCCTTATAAatcatcaacacaagtggaatttgagaattcataacatctctcaactcactcttttgggctatatatatatttttttcaacctCTTTTCGCTCAACTTTTTTTTcatcattctttttttctagggtcatctcacttttttgttaaCTTGCTCTGGACACTTGCTCtggagtcataggcaacaatacaatggattcttttttcattacaaacgaatatttatttttaaagccATCATGACTCACTCTTTTATCAAACTGCCATGGTCTACCCAATAAAATATGACACGCTTGCATAGGGACCATATCACACAAGACCTCATCAACATATTTGCCAATAGAAAATGGCACCACAACTCGCCTATTAACTCTCACTTCCGCACAGTCATTAAACCATTGCAAtctatatggttgaggatgcttcaaAAGAGACAACCCCAATTATTCCACAAGTTCACAACTCGCTACATTGGTGCATCTACCCCATCAATGATAAGACTACATACCTTTCCCTTTACAAAACAATGAGTATGGAAAAGATTTTCCCTCTGGCTCTCTTCCTCTTCTCTAGGTTGTGCATATAACGCTCTTCTTCTCACCAATAACTCACCAACAACAGCCCCAAACCCATCCTCATCATCAGGATCTACCAATGCAGGCATATTATCATAATtttcctcctcactctccgactccACATCACCACATGAATTAATAATCATCAATTTCTTATTTGGGCATTGGCTAGAAATATGGCTAATACCTTGacacctaaaacatttaatatctctagaacGAGTATTAGAAGTTTCAGATGTACCTTTAACCACTTGCCTTGGTGTCTCCGATCTGGTGTCGGGTTTTGGATTGGACCCCTGCTTGTTGTCCTcccattttgcaatttttggacgCAATGAAGTCGACGATCCTCCACCTAAAAGGAAATCGGCCAGCTCCTCTTCTCTTGAGCTGTTGCTCCACCTTCATGGtcgtctgcaccatctcatccaaatcaaaatagTGACAAAGTTTCACTTggtcttggatttctctattcaaaccgcacaaaaatcgggccattgtagcttcattatcctcctcgATGTTGGTCCGGATCATCATGGTCTCCAACTCCTTATAGTAATCCTCCACGTTCCTTGGACCTTGCTTCAAAGTTTGTAAACTCCTGTACATTACACGATAATAATTgttaggcacaaaccgcttcttcatgacacgcttcatctcttcccacgtctcaataggcggctctccacatctccttctagtggtcactaattgaacccaccagattaatgcataatctagaaactcaaccactgccaacatcactttcttaagatcagaatagtgatgACAATCGAATacaaactccacacgcttctcccattccagATATTCCTCCGGAACAGATTTTCAatgaaacgctggaattttcatcttaatactactcATATTCCCATCCTCCTTACTACCCTCCGTATATTTTCCTCGCACCGTttctcgcctatgtctaccccCATGTACTCTTCTCTTCTCATCCCAATTCTCCCCTTCTGACTTTTActttttttccactaccactactctcctccaatttattcatccgctcatgaagagaCTCTaactccgacctcatcacccTAGTCAACTGCCCCATCAAcgcatccatttgaaccttggaaattccttggttcacactctCACTAACATCTTTATTGGaattcatggtacctgcaagaaaatagTTAGTAATAAACttcctcacacaaattctcatagttcactccaaacgaatcactcaatcactcctttttttcactcaaatttatggagaggctttgctttgtagaataaaatttaaaccttcaagtttaaaacttttagacgcttgaaaaTTGACCCACAAAGATTGCACAAATACAAGTAGGAAATTTTATAGACAACTTGACTCTGACTCACTTCAGATGAATAAAGACAAAGGAATTGGCCACAAGTTACTTTTCTTCACCTTTTTTTTCTCAGATTTTCGGCcccactatttttttttctgaccgatttttctttgctcctttttttttattttataacttgtagcacaagacacgtgtggggacctcgggttgctaatctcatcttagggcaaataacgattaattaaacaattaatcaaacaattaacgaataataaatcaagagcagcaatttttttttatttttttttaaaagtcccgagcctcgc comes from the Henckelia pumila isolate YLH828 chromosome 1, ASM3356847v2, whole genome shotgun sequence genome and includes:
- the LOC140859913 gene encoding uncharacterized protein, producing the protein MVDFGGTMNSNKDVSESVNQGISKVQMDALMGQLTRVMRWSNSSREEELADFLLGGGSSTSLRPKIAKWEDNKQGSNPKPDTRSETPRQVVKGTSETSNTRSRDIKCFRCQGISHISSQCPNKKLMIINSCGDVESESEEENYDNMPALVDPDDEDGFGAVVGELLVRRRALYAQPREEEESQRENLFHTHCFVKGKHPQPYRLQWFNDCAEVRVNRRVVVPFSIGKYVDEEVLLKKSDIAGDLPSVVVSLLQEFDDLFPEELPQGLPPLRGIEHQIDLVPGSALPNRPAYRSTPEETKELQRQVSEILDKGFVRDSMSPCAVPVLLIPKKDGSWRMCVDCRAINNITIKYRHPIPRLDDMLDELHGACVFSKIDLESGYHQIRMREVDEWKTAFKTKYGLYEWMVMPFGLTNEPSTFMRLMNHVLRKCVFCTKELVFFGFFVSSQGVKIDEEKVSAIRDWPTPTSIGQQKLNKRHAKWVAFVETFPYVIKYNQGKENVVADALSRRYVVLTTLDFKFLGFEHVKELYVSDIDFGEIYASCMRGPKDKFYFHDGYLFKEDKLCIPKYSIKELLVRESHSGGLMGHFGVAKTYQILHEHFLLAAYEA